The following DNA comes from Chitinophaga nivalis.
TTATCCCGCGAGCTGTTCGACAAAGGCATCGTATACCCCGATGATATATTGCCGCCAACCGGCTATGAAGCTTACCTGTTACAATTACTACATAAAAATATCAGCCAGGCCGATTTCAACCGGGAAGTAACCCGGCTGGAAAACAATAATACCAACTGGTTCAATGTATTATTCCGTAATGCGGTATCCAACAATACGCATGTGAGTTTGCAAGGAGGCGACAAATACCTGCACTGGTATGCCTCCCTGGGGCATACTGCAGAAAACGGCAATGCCATCCGCAATGATATGCGCCGCCTTACCACTGCTTTTCAGGCCACGGTAAAACCCTGGTCATTCCTGGAAGCCCGCATCAACCTGCAAACGGCCACCTATCGTATCCATGGTTTCTACGATGGCTTAAACCCCTATGAATACGCCTGGAATACCAACCGCGTCATCAGTCCTGACGAATTTTACTATGCCAGTATGGGCACCGCTTATAAACCGGCTGAATTCACCTTTGGCAAACAACCACTCCGCTTTAATTTTCTGCATGAACTGAATCATACCGGTAATGTCAGCAACAGCAATTCCGTAAATTCTTCGATACTGATCAAGGCAAAAATTACCCGATGGCTGCGTTGGGAATCGCTGTATGCTTTTGGCTATGACGCCACCATCAACCGGCGGCATGCCGATGCACAGGCTTTTGCCACCGCACTTTTACGGGGCGCCAACTACGAAGCAGTACCCGGCAGCGATACACCGGTAGCAGATTATCTCATCCGGCAGGTAGATTCGGTCCGGAAAAAAAGCAGTACCTGGCGCAACACCCTGTACTTCCATTTCCCGGCAGGTGGTGGCCGGCATGATATCGACATCATGGCGGGTACTGAAATGCGCACCAACTTATACGAGGGCTTATCGTACAATGCCAAAAAAGCTATCACCGACAGTATACTCAGTAATAACGTCAACTCCGTTTTTAATTTTCTTTCATTTTATGGGAGTATCGCCTATGCTTACCGCCGGAAATATATGGTGAGCGTACATGCGCGTACCGATGCCTCCAACCGTTTTGCCACCGGCTCGCCGTATCGGCTGAATCCTGTATGGTCTGCGGGGTTGCGCTGGAATATGTCGCAGGAACCCTGGCTGCGTACACAACACTGGCTTAGTCAGCTGGCCTGGAAATTTTCATTCGGCTATCAGGGCAATACCGTGGAATCCATCTCTCCACACCTGGTGGCTACTAATGTTAATCCTTCCTTTGACCCCTATACCGGCCAATATTACCTGGGTATCAAAAACCTGCCTTATACAGACCTTCGCTGGGAAAGAACACGCAGTATCAATGCAGGTGTGGACATGGGTTTCTTCAGCAACCGGTTCCGGGTGCAGCTCGACTATTATCAAAAAATCACGGCCGACGTTATCCTGAAACAACAGGTACCCGAAGAATATGGGCTGCCGGATTCTTTTGTCAATGGCGGGGAAATCTATAACCGGGGCTGGGAGCTACTCGTCAACTGGGTACCGGTACAACGTAAAAATATCACCTGGGAATGGCAGCTGATACTGGCCCGTAACGATAATGAAGTACGCAACACCCGTTCAGATGCCCGGGTCGTATCGCTGGTCAACGGCAACGCCATCGTCAATGGTAAACCGGTGGGCGGGCTGTGGTCCTTTCCTTATGCCGGCTTGTCCCCCCGGGATGGGCAGCCGCTCTTTCGTTATCTCGACGTGGATATTGACCGGGAAAGGTTACTGCATGGCAAACCTACCAGCTACCTGGTGTACAGCGGTAATACCGAGCCTGTTTTTTCCGGCGGCATCAACACACAGCTGCAATACGGCCGCTGGTCGCTGGCTGGCAGCTTCACCGCCCAGCTGGGCTATATCATCCGGCTTAATCCGCTGATGCAGGGAGCTTCCGCCGGATATGCCCGGCCACCGGCCCCCGACCGGAATGTAGACCGCCAGCTGGCTGACCGCTGGCAACATCCCGGTGATGAAAAATGGACAACGGTGCCCTCTATCTATTCGTTCCAGTATTATCCTTTCGTGTATTCGGTAGGAAAATATTTCGGCGACCTGTCACTGAGTAAAGACGGTACCAATTTATACCCTTATGATCTCTATAATTATAGTGACCAGATAACAGTAAATGGCAGCCATTTGCGTTGTAACTATATCACGGTGGGCTATGAACTGGTACCTAAAAATACTTCCTGGTTTAAATCGATTCGCAGCGCAAGGCTTTCTGTCAGTGTTAACAACCCGTTTCTGATAGCAGATAAAAGATTAAAAGGACAGGATCCGGAGATACAACGGATGTCGGTTACCGAAAATACCACGGCACTGCCCCGCTACCGGAGCTATGTTATGAGTATCAACGTACAGTTGTAACCGGCAGCGGCATCATTCACACATCATATAACTGTTACCATAACATGCTAAAGCTTTCTTCATATTATTTGTTGGGATGCCTGCTTATTTTTACCGGCTGCCGCAAATTCCTGGAAAAAAATCCGCAGGATGAATTTGTGCCGGCAACCGTTAATGACCTGCGGAAGATATTGGCGCAGGAAGGGTATCCGGCCGCCAACCGTTCGCTGCATCCCTATGTATGCCTGCTCGATGATGATATCAAATGTGTAGGGGAAGATATGGATGCCGGCAAATGGAAACAGGGCAAATCCGCTTTTACCTGGAGCAAAACCATGTACAGCGAAATGCAACTCAGCGGCGACAGCGATACCGACAGCTATGCCAAATACTACCAGCGAATCAAAGGCTGCAACGTGGTACTCGACAATATTCCCCTGGTACAGGGCTCCACAGCCGATAAAAATCAGCTGACAGCAGAAGCGCAGGTACTCCGGGCTTACTATTACCTGATGCTGGTCAACCTCTACGGCCGCCCCTATAACGACCGGCAATGTTCTCCCGATCAGTCGCCGGGGGTGCCGCTGGTGTTATCCGGCAAAGTAGCAGATGCCTGCCTCCATCGCAATACGGTGGCAGAAGTGTATGCACAGATCACCCGGGACATTACCAACGGATGCGCCTTACTGGAAGCCTGCAGCAATACTGCCGGTATATTTTGTATCGGGAGACAGGCCGCCTGGCTGCTCGCCGGCCGGATCTTCCTCTATATGGAAAACTGGGATCAGGTGATCCGGTACAACAACAAACTGCTGGCAGAAAGAAGTCAGCTGGAAAACATGCGCTACTGGGCCATTAAAAGATCGCCGGTCGATTCCCAGCAATGTTTTCTGAATCCGGGTAACAAGGAAGTCCTCTTTTTATTTGGCTCCGTGAAAGAATATAATTTACTGGAGATAAATCAAATGGGGCGCGCTCCCTATTATTACGCCACAGATGAACTGACGGCACTCTATGAAAAAGGGGATCTCCGGGCAGATGTTTACCTGAATATCTGGAAGATCACCGGCGCCTTCTCCAAGGTGAACAGCCAGGCACATATGGGTAAATCCTTCCGGCTCTCCGAAGCCTACCTGAACCGGGCAGAAGCCGCCAGCAGGGCCTATGCCCTCAATGGTAACCGCGCCTTACTGGACCAGGCGATCCATGACCTTAATACCCTGCGGCAGGCACGCTTCAACACCACTTATTATGAGCCACTCACAGCTGCCGGTTTCCTGCATCAGCCAAAGAAAATATTGCAGTACTGCCTCGAAGAACGCCGCCGGGAACTGTGCTTTGAAGAACACCGCTGGTTTGACCTGCGCCGGTATGGTATGCCGGCTATTACCCATTTCTATTACCAGGAAAAAAACAGACAACCCCTGGCCTATCATCTGTCAGAAAAAAATCCGCGGTATGTATTACCGATTCCTGATATGGCACTGGCCAGAAATCCTTCCCTGGAACAAAATCCTTAAATCATGACCGGCTCCATCAGATTATACCTGGCCTTGTTGTTCGCCTGCCTGTGCACTACCTGTAAAAAAGAACAGGCTGCCTTGTCGCCGACGCCTAAAGATTCGCTCTTCTATCCCTTACCACAGGGCAACCAGGCCTATGACCGGCAGATCATGCAATGGTACCGTACCTATGGTACCTATGTGCTTTACCGTTACAGTAAAAAAGATTATCAATATGGTTTCACCGGCATTTATCCGGATGCCATCATCGTTCAAACGGCCGACACCACTGCCTTGCCGGCAGCCGTTGATTTTTTGCAACGATATTGGTTTGATGATTATCCGGTTGATTTTCTGCGGAAATTCCTGCCGTTTAAAATACTGCTCGCCGGTACCATCATGGCATCTTCCGATGGCGCCGATACCACCGATACCCCTATTACCTCTCCATTCTATGGATTGGATTACATTGTTGTGCCGCAGATAGATGCCCGGTTTCCAAAACTATCTGCCAGCCGGAAGCAGGCTTTGAGAACAGCCCTCCACATCACCTTTCTGCAATCTCTTTTTTTCAGTGTGGATGGCTTCACCCCACCGAAGCTCACGCCCCCACCGGCCTTCTTTGACATCAGCCGTTATCAGGAAACCAACCTGACTCCCGCCAACAAATACCAGTACGGCTATCTTTATCTGGATAAGGACAACGGGCAATGGACAGCACCCGTCAAAGACATGGATTTTATGTATTTTCTGTATACCGTAGTGAGTACGCCCGGCCCCGTGCTGGAGGCCACCTTGCTTTCACCACATACAGATAAAAATGGATTGATCCGGAAAAAATATGCTTGCCTGCTGGCTTATTTCAAAAACCAGTTCCATATTGATCTGCAACAAATCGGTAATCAATCCGCATAATACAGGGGGAGAGCGGAGAATGCGCAGCAGCGGCAATTTATAATTTTATTAAACAATTGAAGATCGCTAACTGTTGCATATATATGAAAACACAGCATTTTCCCGCAACTGAAAGAGGCCTCAAAGATGCAGGCTGGCTGAAAAGCAACTTTTGTTTCAGTTTCAGCGATTATTACCATCCGATGCGGAGTGCCTTTGGTACGCTCATTGCCTTCAATGATGATTTCGTTGCTCCCGGTAAAGGTTTTGGTATTCATCCGCATGTAAATACAGAAATCATTTCTGTATTGCTGAAAGGTAAAATGAACCATAAAGATACGCTGGGCTACAGTACCAAAATAGAAGCAGAATCCGTACAAATCATGAGTGCCGGCAGTGGCTTAAGGCATGAAGAGTACAACATCGGCGACGGCGAAGTCAATTTTCTGCAGATATGGATTGTACCGAAACTCCAGAATATCCATCCCCGTTACCAGCAACGGAGCTTCCCCAAAGAAAAAAGAAAAAACCGGCTGACTACCATCGTGTCTCATGAAGAAGGTACGGATCATTGCTGGATTAATCAGAACACCAAACTATCGCTGGGCTATTATGAGCATCCGCAACATATCCGATATACGCTGAATCCGCTAAACAAATGTCTGTTTATTTTTTCCATCGCCGGCAACCTCAAAGTACAGGATCAGGTGCTGCAGGAGCGGGATGCCATCGGCGTCTGGGAAGCCGCCGACATTTCGTTGCAATGCAGTGAACAGGCTGAATTCCTGATCATTGAAACGCCCGTAAATCAGAAATAATTCCTGTAGGTGTATTGACCCGCTTTTGTTATCTCCCTTAAAAAAACCGGTTATGTGGCCCCCCGCTCTTCTCTGGATACTCCGGAAACTGTTTGCTGAATTTATAACTCCATCTGTTAAATACGGTTCGGAATCATTAAATTTATACAACTGCCAATTAACGAATAACACTGACTATTTATGGGTACCGGCAACTTTAGTAATAACATCGGCTTTGAAGTACTTTTTAATCATGCTGCCATTGGCATATTGGTGGCGGATAGCAATCATCGGATTTTGATGGCCAACCCATTCCTGTTGCAGCAACTGGGCTATGCAAAAGAAGAAGTGAACCAGCTGCAACAGTCGCAGCTTATCCGGCATAGCCTCGAAGAACATTTTGCCATCCGGAAAGATGGTTCTGTATTTCCCGTAGAAATCAACGGCAGTACCCATCATAATGCCGACGGCCATTTTACCATTACCTATGTGACCGATATTTCCGACCGCAGGACTTCTGAGAATACCCGCAAGGAACTACAGATCAAGATGCAGGAAGCCGCGATTAAAGATGGCAGTCTGCAACGGATGAACAGTTTTCTCAACAGCCTGTGGAACAATACCGGCGCGATGATCATTGTGATTAATCCCGAAGGATATATCCAATGGTTTAATCCGGCAGCGGAAAGAATACTGGGCTATAAGGCCGGAGAAGTGATTGATGTATATACCCCGATGATCCTGCATGATAAACAGGAAGTGACCCAGCGGGCAGAAGAATTTTCCCGGCAGCTGGACCAGCCCGTAGAACCGGGATTAGAAACCCTAACGATCAAGGCTAAACTGAATCTGCTCAATGAGCATGAATGGCATTACTATCGTAAAGATGGCAGCAGTTTACCCGTATCCCTGACTGTTTCTGCGATCCGGGAGGCCGGGGTCATTACCGGTTATATTGGCATTGCCATTGACATGTCGGAAAGAAAACAGGCCGAAACCGAACTCAGAAGCGCCCTGGAAAAAGAAAGGGATCTCAATGAGCTGAAGTCGAGGTTTGTATCCCTGGCGTCCCATGAATTCCGGACACCATTAAGCGCTATTTTATCTTCCACCTATCTGATATCAAAATATGAAACCACCCATGATCAACCCAAACGGACCAAACATATCCAACGGATTATTTCATCTGTCAACATGCTGACAGACATCCTGAATGATTTCCTTTCTGTAGGCCGCATTGAAGAAGGCCGGATACAGGTACGTATCACTACCTTTGATATCGGCAAACACGTAGGAACGATCATCAATGAAATGGAAGGACTGAAAAAACCACTGCAAAACATCTATTACGCCCACCACGGTATTGCGCAGGCATACCTTGATCCCACACTACTCAAACATATTGTTATGAACCTCGTTTCCAACGCGATAAAATTTTCACCGGAAGAATCGGTGATCTCTGTACGCACGCAATGTGACCAGGAATACTTTGAATTATCAGTAAAAGACAAAGGCATCGGTATTACGGAAGAAGACCGGGTACACCTGTTCGAACGTTTCTTCCGGGGCAATAATGTCGCCAATGTACAGGGCACTGGTTTGGGTTTGCATATTGTGGCCAAATATGCAGAACTGATGAATGGTACCGTCACCTGTCATAGTCAGCCTGGCAAAGGCACCGAATTTCTGGTGTCTGTTCCTGTACCTCAAAACTAAATGCCAATGCAAACAATACTGCTGATAGAAGACAATACCGATATCCGCGAAAACATGGCAGAAATACTGGAGCTGGCCAACTACAGGGTGATTACCGCCAGCAATGGCAAAGAAGGCGTGGCATTGGCGCTGGATGCATTACCGGACCTCATTGTATGCGATATTATGATGCCGGTACTGGATGGTTACGGTGTACTGCACATGTTACATAAAAACAAAGCCCTGCAGGGTACGCCCTTTATTTTCCTCACGGCCCGCGCAGAACGGGCAGATATCCGGCGAGGCATGGAGCTGGGCGCCGATGATTATATCACCAAACCGTTTGAAGGCACGGAGTTGCTGAGTGCCATCGAAAGCCGCCTGAAAAGATGCGCTGAAATAAAACAGGAAAATATAACGGGACTGCCGGGACTGGACATGTTGTTATCCAATGCTTCCGGACACGACCTGCTGGCAGACCTGAAAGAAAACCGGCATGTAAACCATTACCAGAAAAAGCAGAATATCTACATGGCGGGCAACCGCCCGGATTCTTTATACTACCTGCTGCAGGGAAAAGTGAAAACGTATAAACGCAATGATGACGGCAAAGAGCTGATCATTGGTTTATATAATGAAGGAGATTTTCTGGGTTATAATGCCTTACTGGAAGGGGCCGTGTATAAAGAGTATGCAGAGGCCCTGGAAGATACTTCCCTGGCGGTGATACCTTATCAGGATTTTGAATTGCTGATTGGCAGCAACCCGGAAGTGCTGAATAAATTTGTGCAGTTACTGGCGCGGCATATGACCGAAAAGGAGCAGCAGCTGATAGGTCTTGCCTATAACTCGCTGCGAAAAAAAGTAGCGGAAGCATTGCTGACGCTCGATAAAAAATACAATGCGGCCGGCAACGAATCCTTTGGTATTGATATCAGCCGGGAGAACCTGGCTGCGGTGGCAGGTGTAGCGAAAGAGTCGCTGATCCGCACCTTGGGCGATTTCCGGGATGATGCGCTCATTACCGTCAAGGACGGACATATCACGTTGTTGTCGCGACAGAAGCTGGCCGATATGATTAATTGATGTCAGCGGTTTTCGGCGCCGAGGAAAGCGAAGAAAGAGGCTTTCATCCGATCGAATTCCATGACCATCAGTTGTACATCTTCGAACAGGTTTTCATACTCGTACGGCGACTGCTGTCTGATAGCAGGCAGGCGATTCAGCCAGTCCATTTGTTCCCGTATTTCGTGACGCAGCAGTACCAGTGCTTCTTCCTTATGCAGCATACTGGACTGAAACGTTTCGGCACTTTCCAGGAAAGTATTACTGGCAGGATGCTTCAATGCTTCCGCAAGCCGGTTAATCAGCAATGAATTATCCTGCCGTAATGTTTCCAGTAGTTTTAACCAGGAACGGCAGTGTTGTATCTTCTCCGGATCTTTTATCTCATCATTCTCCTGTCTGTACATAAGCATAAGATACTAGTTATAATATATCTGCCGTCCTTCCTGTCTTTTACTGTCTTCCCATTTGTCGAGCAATCCGATGAGCTGGCGTTGCTCTCCTGTCAGTTGCCGGATACCGCTGATCAGTTCTTTCAGTGCATCAACGTCGCAGCTGGCCGGAAACCCATAGGCATTATCCACGCAGGTTTGCAGGTATGCGATCACAGCGCGGCTATGAGAGATAAATTCCTTGATCAGGCGTTGTACTTTGAAATGTTGCGGACTACCCGGTTCTTTGCCGGGCATATCAGCCGTTTTCTTTTTCAGTACCGGTTTCATTTCCTGGTGCAGGTTTTCCAGCACCACAGACTGATAGATGTTGATTTCCCGGTAATAGTAAAGCATGGTGTCATTGAACTCCGGTGTCAGATCCGGGCAAGCCTTGATTTCTTCTTTACTTTCCCGGTAAAGGGCTTCCATCCTTTTAATGACGGCAACAAGCTGCGGAATGGCTGTATCCATAATTTTACGGTCTATTTCACTGGCAAAGTGCCCGTTGAAATCGTAGACATGCCGCTGTTGTTCCAGTACGGTCTTTACGCCCGAACGTGGGCTGTACTGCTTAAAAATAAAATTGCCGGACTGGCGTAAGCGTTTAAATGGGTGAAAGAGAAATCCTTCACAAAATTTGCGCTGTAAAGAGGTGGAAAAAATACCCGTAAACATATCACATTAATTTAAGGTTGGTAAACAACACCCAGCCCGGAGATGGCAGTGAACTGCATATTTAGACCGGACATTCCCGTTGTTGTTACTGAATTGTTCACTCAGAATTTTATCAGCACAAAATTACGGGCAGCTCCACTTCCCGGCAATGACGTTGCTTAATACCCCTTATGATTGTCGTCAGCTATACAGATGATGACCGTCATCGAAAATAAATTTTTAAATAAGCAATCATTCACTTATTTTTGCGGCCATGAGAGTAAGAGATGAAAGTAAAATTCAGGCTATTACGGCGAAAGCCATCGAAATGGTTGCCAATGATGGTCTGGAAAACCTGGGAATTAACAGGCTGGCAAAAGCAGCCGGTGTATCTCCGGCTACTATTTACATCTATTACAAAGACAAAGATGATTTGCTGACCCGTATCAGTGAAGAAGAAGGATTGAAAATGTGTTACTCGAGTCTGGATGGCTTTGATCCGGAAATGAGATTTGCCGAAGGCCTGTGGATACAGTGGAAAAACCGCGCGAAGTATTCCATGAACAATTACCAGGCCGCCCAGTTTTTTGATCAGCTGCGGAACTCTCCCTACAAGGAAACCATGCTCCGATCTGTAGCAGATGCTTTCAGGAAACCGATAACAATCTATCTGACGAATGCATTTAACCGCGGAGAAATTAATCAGATGTCTATGGAAGTATACTGGTCTATCGCTTTTGCACCTTTGTATTCCCTGATCAGATTTCACCACGATAAACACAATATCGGCGGAGATCCTTTTACATTGACCGAAGATGTGATGAAACAGACATTTGATTATGTTATTAAGGCTTTATTAAAATAGCCTTTTTTTTAGACCAATTCAGTAAATGAATGCTCATTTATAGCTTTATGGAAATACCAGCACATATCCTTATTTTTAAAACGAACATTGCCACCCCGCATGATCTGCAAAAAGTGAAACCAGTGTTGGATACCCAACAACAGATCATACAATGGACCATCGATCAGACGGATGTTGATTGTGTACTCCGGGTTGTTTCCCATCATTTTTCCTACAATAGTATTATTCACCTGATTACTGAAACAGGTTATGCCTGCATGGAACTTCCTGACTAAAACGGAAACTGTTTTTTTCACACTTAAAATCCCCTTACGACTAACGCTTATTTTATGAAAGACAAAGTCATTTTTTCGCCATACCAATACACGATTATTGCGTTGCTGGCACTCACACAATTTACAGTCGTACTGGACTTTATGGTCATGTCGCCATTGGGTGATGTATTGATGAAATCCATGCACATCGCACCGGCTCAATTCGGACTCGTAGTATCCGCCTATGCATTCAGCGCCGGCCTTTCCGGATTACTCACTGCCGGTTTTGCAGATCGTTTCGACCGGAAGAAATTACTGTTGTTTTTTTACGGGGGTTTCATTCTCGGTACTTTAAGCTGTGGATTTGCCCACACCTATCCTTTGCTGGTAGCGGCCCGTATTATTACCGGTTTATTCGGCGGCGTGATCGGCTCCATTTCCATGGCTATCGTAGCCGACCTGTTTGTGATTACACAACGCGGGCGGGTAATGGGTTACATGCAAATGGGATTCGGCGCCAGCCAGGTACTGGGTATCCCTATTGGCTTATACCTGGCCAATCTCTGGGGATGGGAATCACCCTTTTTTATGATCGTAGGCATTGCCCTCATCATCATGTTAATGCTCGCTGTAAAATTACAACCGATCACAGCACACCTGGCTTGGCAACACGATAAAAGCGCCTTTATCCACCTGTTGCATACCATCCGGAAAAAGAACTACCGCATTGGTTTTGCCGCTACTGCATTATTATCGCTTGGTGGCTTTATGATGATGCCATTTGGTAGCGCCTTCGCGATCAACAACCTGCACATCACTTCACATCAGCTACCATTGTTATTCATGATAACCGGAGTGGCCACCTTATTCGTCATGCCGATAGCCGGCCGCCTGAGCGACCGGATGGACAAGTTTCGGTTGTTTGCCTTCTCGTCCTTGTTCATGTTGATTGTGATCGTGTATTATACGCACCTGGGACCACATCCGGTGTGGTATATCATGTTCCTCAATATACTGATGATGGCAGGTATTATGGGACGTATGATTCCGGCGACTACCCTGGTCACCGCGGTACCTGAAATGCAGGACAGAGGCGCTTTTATGAGCATCAACTCTTCCTTGCAGCAAATTGCCGGCGGCATTGCCGCTGCCTTTGCAGGACTGATTGTTGTACAGAAAGATGAGTTCAGCCCACTGCAGCATTATGATATCGTAGGATGGATCATTGTAGGTATTACCATGATTGCCCTTGTGATGATATTCCGGGTGAACCAACTGGTGAAAGTGGCTGCGCCCCCCTCCGCAGCCACTACCCCGGATGATCCGTTAGCTGTGAAAGCCAGCTAAACGCCATCCGTTTAAAGCATACCGCCGTACACATTTTTCAGGAGTATATCCGTAAAAAATGTGTACGGCTTTTTTATGGCTGTATACCGGGATGATAATTCATACAGCGGAATACCAGAAACTTCCGTACCACCCGTCCCTGCATGGTAACGATAATAGGCGGCAACGGTTGTATACTGCTGAAGTAGGGTTGCAACGCGGTAATATCCGCCTGTTCATCCGTATCATCTGTTACATCCGTTAAAGAATTAATGAAGATGGCATTACTACCTTTCAGGGTTTGCAGATTGGTACCAATGAAATCAAACTGTAAGGCGCGCTGCCCGATAATGTTACGGGAATACACCATCTCTCCGAGATAGAGATGCAGCATCGCACTCGTTTTATAATCATCTGCAGAAAAAATAAAATCATCAGGATATTGCGTGCGCAATACTTTTGCCTGACGGCCCAATCCATCCCATCCGATCATGGTATCATCCGA
Coding sequences within:
- a CDS encoding MFS transporter codes for the protein MKDKVIFSPYQYTIIALLALTQFTVVLDFMVMSPLGDVLMKSMHIAPAQFGLVVSAYAFSAGLSGLLTAGFADRFDRKKLLLFFYGGFILGTLSCGFAHTYPLLVAARIITGLFGGVIGSISMAIVADLFVITQRGRVMGYMQMGFGASQVLGIPIGLYLANLWGWESPFFMIVGIALIIMLMLAVKLQPITAHLAWQHDKSAFIHLLHTIRKKNYRIGFAATALLSLGGFMMMPFGSAFAINNLHITSHQLPLLFMITGVATLFVMPIAGRLSDRMDKFRLFAFSSLFMLIVIVYYTHLGPHPVWYIMFLNILMMAGIMGRMIPATTLVTAVPEMQDRGAFMSINSSLQQIAGGIAAAFAGLIVVQKDEFSPLQHYDIVGWIIVGITMIALVMIFRVNQLVKVAAPPSAATTPDDPLAVKAS